The Streptomyces sp. ALI-76-A nucleotide sequence ACCGTCACGCCCGGCAGCGCGCCGGGCGTGGTCTCCGGAGGGCCCGCCTAGGCGGCGGGCGGCGGAAGAACGAGCGTGTGACGATGCATGATCGGCAGCCTAGGCAGCGGTTCCGCGTGCCGACAACTCCTTTTCGCCGCCGCCCGCCGCGGGCTCCGCGGCGCCGCGGGCGGGTGCCGACGACTGCGCGATGAACGCGCCGACCAGGACGACCGCGCCGCCGGCGATCTGCGGGGCCGAGAGGTGCTCGCCGAGCAGGACCCAGGCGAGGACGGTCGCCACGACCGCTTCCAGGCAGGCCACGACACCGGCGACCTGCGGGGACAGCCGGCGCACCGACAGCACGCCGGTGACGTACGCGAGGACCGTGGTGACGAGCACGATCCAGCCCAGCAGCAGACCGGCCGCGACGGGAGTGCCGTCCATGTCCGCCGTACGGGCGAGCACGGACCAGTCCATGCTCCAGGGGCGGGCCACGACGGTCAGGACGGCCGTGCCGACGAGGAGGCCGTACGCGATGACGCCGAGCGGGTCGGGTGCCTGGTCCCCGGCGTCACTGCCCTGGTCGGACAGCACGAAGTAGCCGACCTGGCAGCAGGCGGCGCCGAGCGCGAGCAGCAGGCCGAGCGCGTCGAAGCGCAGGCCGGACCAGACCTCGACGACACAGGCCAGGCCGCCCACCGCGAGAACCACACCGAGCGCGGCGGCCCGGGTCACCGGCCGCCGCTGCACGAACCGCACCCAGCCGAGCACGAGCGCGGGCGCGAGGTACTCGACGAGCAGGGCGACCCCGACGGGGATCCGGGAGATCGCGGCGAAGTAGCACGCCTGGACACCGGCGACGGCGAGCAGACCGAATCCGGCGAGCAGTGCGGGACGGCTGCGCAGCAGCGCGCGATGGCGGACGGCGACCGGCGCCATCAGCAGGGCGGCGCCCGCCACCCGCAGCCACACCACGTGCAGCGGGTCGAGTCCCGCCTCGATCAGCGGCTTGGCCGCGACTCCCGACCCGCCGAAGGCGAGCGCGGACGCCAGCGCGAGACCGAGGCCGACGCCCCTCCCCCGGTGATCCTGACTGCTCTCAGACGTATGCACCGGCACATGATGACAGGCCATGACATGAGCGTCATCCCCGTTGACACCTGTCTCACCGAGTGGACCCGGGCCGCGCCGGGCAGCGTCCGCGCCTGAACCCGCCGGACCTCGACGGAACCGCCCGGCAGGACCGCTCGGCCGAACCGGTCCGCCGCGCCACTCGGCCGAACCGCCCGGAAGGTCCGCTCGGGCAGCTGTCTCAGGCGGTCCGCCGTAAGCGGCTGTCCACCCGGACGAGCACCTCGTGCCGGTCGATTCCCGCACGGTGCAGCACCTCGACGGCCCGGGCCTGCGGGTCGACGACGACCGCGGCCAGCAGGTCGACGCCGAGAGCCGGGCCGCCGCGGCGGGCGGCCCGCTCGCGGGCGTACGCCATGGCGTCGGCGGCCAGCGGCGAGTAGCCCTCCGCGCGGGTCACGACGGGGGTGGCACCGGAGTCCTCGACGCTTCCCTGCCAGCGCAGCCCGTAGCCGATGCTGCGCTGGACGAGGTACCCTATGAGGCGCGCCAGCTGCGGCTCGCCGCCGAAGACCTCCCGCACGTCGGGGTCCGACTCCAGGAGTGAGTGGAGCAGATGGGCGGTGTCGACCTGACGGTCCCCGTCCCTGACGGCCCTCCGCCGGGCACCGGAGACCACCGCTGCCAGTTCGGCGCTGAGGCGGGCATCGTGGTCATCGGTGCGGGCCGGGCGCCGGCCGTCGGGCTCGTGGGCCGACTGCCGGGGGATACGAGGGTGCACATCCCCTACCCCATCAGCCCCTCCTCCCGGCGTCATCCGCGAGAGGAACCATTGTCGCGTCCCACGGGAAGGGGACCCGGGACGCCGGAATCTCCTCCTTAGGGAGGAGATCACGTCGTATGAGCCCAAGGGGCGCGCGCCGCCTGGACCCGCGCCCCGTGCACGACCACGGCGCCCCGCCGCTCGGTCCCCCTGGGGCATGGAGAGCAGGTGCCGGCCGGTGGGCCTGCCGGCCGCCGACGACCGTACGTGTACCGGGTGTACGCCCCGGAGAACGCGCTGCCCGCCGACCTGTTCGGGGAGGCGTGACGCCGACCTGTTCGGGGAGGCGTGACGCCGACCTGTTCTGGAGGGCGTGGCACTGTGGTCAGCACCGGCACCACCGTCCGCCGTGACGACACCCACCTCGCCGCCATGACGGTTCATCAGTATTGAATGTTCCGGGGCGTGCGGCTACGGTCCGCGACACCGTAGCCCGACACGAAGAGGTGGTCGCATGGCCGAAGTCAGTGCGGACGCACGCCTCCCGGCACCCGCGGAGAAGGTCTGGGACCGACTCACCGACTGGCCCGCCCACGGCGAGTGGAACGCGACCCACACCAGCTTCCCCCACGGCGGCCCGCAGACCCTCGCCGTCGGCGGGACCTTCCAGGAGAACATGAAGCTCATGGGGTTCCCCGCCGAGGTGGAGTGGACCATCGAGGAGCTGGAACCCGCCCGGGTGTTCGCCATCCGCGGCAGGGGCCCCATGTCGGTGATCGTCACCACGCGCTACACCCTGACCCCCGAGGGCGAGGCGACGAACCTGCGCATCGACGGCGAGTTCACCGGCGCCGCGGTCTCCTTGATGGCGGGCAGGCTGAAGGACTCGGCGACGGCCGCGCTGAACGAGTCGCCGCGCAGGCTGGCGGGGCTGCTGGGCTGACGGAGGCGGGACCACGCACGCGGAGGCGCCCCGCGGATCACTCCACGGGGCGCCTGCTCAGCACTGCCGGACCGTCAGTCCTCATCGGCGAGGATCAGGTACAGCTTCTTGCGGGCGTCGTTGATGACGGTGAGCGCCTTGTCGCGCTGCTCCTTGCTGCCCGTCTTCCAGACCTGCCCGAAGGCCTCCATCAGACCGAAGCCGGCCTGGCGGATCTCACCGAGAGCCTCCCAGTCGACGCCGCGCGAGGCTTCCTCCCAGGGCGCGTCGGGCCCGTCGGCGGCCGCGGTGCGACCGGCGTCGGTGAGCGAGAACAGCTTCTTGCCGCCCTCGGTCTCGCTCGTGATCAGCCCCTCGTCCTCCAGCAGCTGGAGGGTGGGGTACACCGAGCCGGGGCTGGGCTTCCACGCCCCGCCGCTGCGCTCGGCGATCTGCTGGATCATCTCGTAACCGTGCATCGGCCGGTCCTTCAGCAGGGCGAGGATCGACGCGCGCACGTCGCCGCGCCGCGCCCTCCCCCGCGGTCCGCCCCGGCCCCTGGGACCCCAGGGGCCCGGTCCGAAGCCCGGTCCACCGAAGCCGGGACCACCGGGGCCACCCGGCCCGAAGGGCCCGAAGGCCGCCCGGCGCCCGTCGAAGCCGTCCCGGCCACGACGGCCCGGACCATCCTGTCGACGTCCGTGTCCACGCTCGTATCCGTGGGTACGCATCGCCATCACTTCCATTCCATCGTCGATCTGTCGCGATGCCTCAACGATATATCGGAAACTGTCGGACGACAATCCCTTCCCTGTGCCGGACCCGGCCGAGACGGGCGCCTCGGCCGGGTGCGGCACGAGTCGCTCAGGCGTGGGTGCCGTCGTAGGCGAGGTCGCCGCCACGCGGAGGATCACGTCTCAGCGCCTGCCCCGACGCGCGGATGCCGCCCCCGCCCCCGTCGAAGCCGTCGGCGGGGGCGGGGGCGGGGGCGGGCCGCAGGGGGCCACCAACTCCGCATTGGCCTTGGCCGACGGCTCCGACGACCCTCTAGCTTCGGGCCATGCGTATCCGAATCGTCGACGCCTTCACCGACCGCCCCTTCGCCGGCAACCCGGCCGGGGTCCTGCTCCTCGACGCCTTCCCGGACGACGACCGGCTCCAGCAGGTCGCCCTGGAGGTCAATCACGCCGAGACCGCGTTCGCCCACCCTCTGCCCGAGGGCCGTGAGGCCGACTGGGCGCTGCGCTGGTTCACACCCGCCGCCGAGGTCGCCATGTGCGGGCATGCCACGCTGGCCACGGCCCACGTGCTGCGCACCACCGGCGCCCACCAGGGCCCGGTGCGGTTCGCCACCCGCAGCGGCGTCCTGATCGCCACGCCCCGCGAGGACGGCTCGATCACCCTGGACTTCCCGACTGCCCCGCTCACCCGCGTCGACCTGCCCGACGGCGTGGCCGAGGCCCTCGGCGCCGAGCCGCTCAGCACGTTCGACACCGGATCGAACATCGGCGACCTGCTGGTCGAGGTCGCGGACGAGAAGACGGTCCACGCGCTGAAGCCCGACCTCAAGGCGCTGGGCGCCTACTCCGAGCGCGGCATCATCGCCACCGCCCGCGCCGAGGACCCGGGCCGAGGGTACGACTTCGTCTCCCGCTGCTTCTTCCCGAACATCGGCATCGACGAGGACCCCGTGACCGGCAGCGCCCACACGGCTCTCGCCCCGTTCTGGTCCGAGCGCCTCGGCCGCGCCGAACTCACCGGACTTCAGGCCTCCGCCCGCTCCGGCCGCGTCCACACCGAGCTGCGGGGCGACCGCACCCTGCTGAGCGGCCGCGCGGTCACCGTCATCGAGGGCGAGCTGCTCGCCTGAGCGGTGCGGGAGGAGACGTAGCGAAGCACGCAACAAGAAGGACGTACCTAAAAAGGGGCGTACGAGATGGTCGTACGCCCCTCTTGAGCGGCCTCAGGCCGTCGGCAGCCACCCGACCTTGCCGGCCAGCAGGGCGTAACCGACGAACGCCCCGATGTCGAGCAGGGAGTGCGCGACCACCAGCGGTCCCACCCGGCCCCAGCGGCGGTACAGGTAGACGAACACCACGCCCATCACCATGTTCCCGATGAACCCGCCGACGCCCTGGTAGAGGTGGTACGAGCCGCGCAGGACGGAACTGGCCAGCAGGGCCGCGCCGGGGGACCAGCCCAACTGGCCCAGGCGGCGCAGGAGATAGCCGACCACGATGACCTCTTCGAGGATCGCGTTCTGCATCGCCGACAGGATCAGCACGGGATACTTCCACCACACGTCCGGCAGCGCCTCGGGCACCACGGTGAGGTTGAAGCCGAATCCGCGTGCGGCCAGGTAGAAGGCGATGCCGCTGCTGCCGATCACCGCCGCCACGGCGGCCCCGCGGCCCAGGTCCGGCCAGGGCCGGGTGTGGTCGAAGCCGAGGGTCCCCAGTCCCCGCCCCTCACGCAGCAGGAAGTGCGCGACCAGCGCCACCGGCACCAGCGCCGAGGTGATACCGAACAGCTGCCAGGCGAGATCGAGCCACGGACGGCCGGGCGCGGCCGAGGCGTTGAGGGTGGCCGCCTGGTCCTTCAGACCCCCCGGCCTGGTGACCGACCCGACAAAGCTGATCAGGGCCGACACACCGCTCGCACCGAGCGAGAGCCCCAGAACGAGCAGGGTCTCGTCCCGGTACATCCGTCGCGAAAGCCGCTCCGGGGGAACGGAATCGGCCACCGGGCCCGCCTCCGACTGCACACCTGCCTCCAGTTGAGTTGTCCCGCCGGAGCGCGCCCCCCGCTTCTGCGTGCCGTACGGCCGGATCCCGGCACGACGGTCGACAGGCAACAGGGAGGGCACCACGGTCCTGGGACATCACAGCTTGCCCGATCGGCAGGGGACGGGCGGCGGCGGCCCCGGTCGGGTCACCCCAGCGGCACCGGCTCGGGCAGCCCCACGGGCCAGGTGTGCACGGGCTCTCCCTTGTGCATCAGGTCACGGTACCGACGGGTGGTGGCGGCCAGCGCCGCGTCGCGTGACATCCCGGCCTCCAGCGCCCGGTGGAAGGTCGCGGTCTGCCAGGACGCGCCGTTGACCCGGCGCCGGCACCGCTCCTCGATCACACCGAGGTAGAAGTCCCGGTCGGCGGCCTCGACCCCCCACGCCTCCAGTCCGGCCTCGGCGAGCGGCAGCAGTTCGTCGCGGACGAGGCTGACGGCGTCGATCTCGGCCGTGCCGCCGTGGCGACCGCGCCGGGGCCAGGTGAGGCGGGCGTCGATGCCGTGCCGGCACGCGGCGTCGAAGTTGGCGGCGGCGGCCTCGAACGGCAGCCGGGTCCACACCGGACGTGACTCCTCGGCGAGGGCGCGGACGACGCCGTAGTAGAAGGCCGCGTTGGCGAGGACGTCGGTGATGGTCGGCCCGGCGGGCAGCACGCGGTTCTCGACGCGCAGGTGCGGGACGCCGTCGGCGATGTCGTAGACCGGGCGGTTCCAGCGGTAGACGGTCCCGTTGTGCAGGACGAGCTCGGCCAGCTTCGGAGCGCCCCCCTTGTCGAAGACCTCCACGGGGTTCTCGTCGTCGCAGATCGGCAGCAGGGCCGGGTAGTAGCGCAGGTTCTCCTCGAAGAGGTCGTACGCGGAGGAGATCCAGCGCTCGCCGAACCAGGTCCGCGGGCGCACGCCCTGGGCCTGGAGCTCGGGCGGGCGGGTGTCGGTGGACTGCTGGAACAGCGGCGGACGGGACTCGCGCCACAGCTCGCGGCCGAACAGGAACGGCGAGTTGGCGCCCACGGCGATCTGCGCGGCGGCGACGGCCTGGGCGGCGTTCCACACATCGGCGAACCGGCCCGGGGTGACCTGGAGGTGGAGCTGCACCGAGGTGCAGGCGGCTTCGGGCGCGATGGACCGGGAGGTGCACGTCAGACGCTCCACGCCGTCGATGTCGAGGGCGAAGTCCTCTCCGCGGGCGGCCACGATCTGGTCGTTGAGCAGCGCGTAGCGGTCGACGTCGGACAGGTTGGAGGAGACCAGGTCGTCCCGGTCGAGCGTCGGCAGAATACCGATCATCACGATGCCCGCGTCGACCTCGTTCGCTTTCCGGTCGGCGTACGCCAGTGAGGTGCGGAGTTCCTCCGCGAGCTGGTCGAATACCCGGCCGCCCAAGCGGTGTGGGGCTATGTTGACTTCCAGGTTGAACATGGCGAGTTCTGTTTGGAAATCGCGGCTGGCGATGCGTTCGAGCACCTGCGCATTGAGCATTTTCGGCATACCGTCGGGGCCGGTGAGATTCAATTCGATCTCCAGCCCCATCAGGTTCTTCGGGCGGTCGAACCGCTCCTCGGCCAGGAGTCGCTCGAGCACCGACAGACACTGCCGGAGCTTGTCGCGGTAGCGCTGGCGATCGGACAGGTCGAACTGCCCTGCCACGACCTTCTCCCCCATGGGAGCGTCCTCCTTGATCGGGCGGGCCGTCGAGCCGGCCGCCGGTGTGCGGGTCAGGTGGGATGATGCCCCGCCAAGACGATCGATAACGTCCCGGGCGGACCGGACAGCCGCTACTCTTGCGGATGTGACCGGTGGCACATTCGCCAGGCATGGCGCACCGTGCAGTTTCGAGTTCCCAGTGGAACTCGTGAAAAACGCCGACAAGAATGGGCCGTCCGCTCTCCGGCCATTACCCGAGGTCATCGCCGTGCGAACGCCTTGGAATCGGGATGATTCCCGCGAATCAGCGACCGATTGAACTCTTGCCGGACTCACCGAAAGCGGCTAGACGAAACACTGTGTGAACATATGTCGTATAAACTCCGCGAACAAGGCAGAAGGCTGGCGCCCGCGGCCCTCGATCCTGCCGTCAGGTGATCTGCGGCAGGCCCTCACCCGCATCCCCGGTTCGCCGGGTCATGGCCCCCGCCTCTCGTGCCTCGTGAGCTGACAGCGCCGTCCGCCCCGCCCCGCCCTCGCGCCACTGTGCCTGTCGAATGAGAGGCGACCCACCATGCCGCTGCATGTCCCCCCGGCTCCCGCGCCAGCCCTTCGATCCGTCCTCACCGCCCTCGGCTCGCCCACCGCGGTCCGCGAGGCCCGAACTCCCTCCCTGCTGCACGCCCAGGGGCCCGCCACCCCCGAGCTGCCGCTGCCCGTGCACGTCCTGGACGGGATCGACGCAGCGGGCGTCCCCGTCACCCGGCTGGCCGGCTGGCGTTTCATGATCCGCTGCGGCGACCGCGTGGTGGCCGCGGCAGAGACCATGCTGACCGCCGACGGATGGGCGTTCTCCCGCTTCTTCGAGGGCCCCTACATCGCCTCGACCGAGCGCGCGCTGCGCCAGGCCGAGACCGTCGCCCAGCCCTACCAGCCGCGTCTGCTGTCGGTACCCGGCCTGTACATGCTGACGCTGTGGCTGCACGGCGAGTGCACCGCCGACGGCGCGGTGGGCCATCCCGCCGCGACGGACCTGCTCGTCCCGCTGGCCCCCGCCCCGCCCGGCATCGCGGCCCACCGCCCGCACCGGGTGGCCGATCTGCTCCCGGTGCTCACCCATCGGGTGACTCCCGCACCCCTGCTCAGCTCGCCCGCCTGAATTCCCCCGCCCCGGCGGCCTTCGTACCCCGCACCGGAATTTCCCGGTGGCGGGGTACGACGCTGATTCCGATCCCTATAGGCTCGGACCGGGATACCGGGTGCCTCTTTCGCTCGTACGAGCACTTTACGGCTCGTACGAGCCGGAGGCGGGGCTAATCCCGTCCGGACTAGCCCTATCAGGCCACTGTGAACCACCCAAAGAGACAGTGCAGTTGGGGTGAACCGTCCGCGCGGGTGACGCGTCCTCAACCTGTGAGGAGTGGTGCCGCGAAATCCCTGCGGATTGACGCCCGTAGGGCAACACTGGGTTCCGACCGACTTATCACAACGGGGGGCGGCCATGAACGACGCTTCAAGCCGCGGATCAGACACGACAGCCATCTCATCCGTCACGACAGAGCGAAAGATCCCATCAATGTGCCAGCACCAGCCGCCGTGCCCGACAGCCGAGTCCGCCGACCGGGAGTCCGCCCGTCTCGTGGCGCACCACCCGGAACAGGGGTGGAGCCTGCTGTGCAACGGCGTCCTCCTCTTCGAGGACACCGGTGAGCTCCTGCCGGACGGCCGGGTCATCGCCCCGCACCGTCCGCTGGCCGGCCAGGTGATGACGGCCGCCTGAGCCTGCCCGGGCGGCCATCGCTCCGCCCGGCCCGCCAGGGGCCCTCGCTCTGCCCGGAGTACCGAGGGGCCGGCTCGCGGCATCGACCGCGCACCGGCCCCGACGCATGTCCGGCGGCGGTCACTCCCCGTAGTCCCCCGTGCGGGCTCCGGTCCCTCAGGGGGTTCCGGGCGTGGCCTCTTCCCACGGTCGCCCTCCTTCCGGAAGACTCCTGGAAGTTTCGAGAGCTCGCCCGGTGAGCAGGGGCCGGCGGGGCACCCGTCGACGGAGGTGGGGAAGTGGCAGCACGCGAGGCCGACGCCGGGCCGGCGCCCGAGGCGCGGGGCAAGGTCACGATC carries:
- a CDS encoding EamA family transporter codes for the protein MPVHTSESSQDHRGRGVGLGLALASALAFGGSGVAAKPLIEAGLDPLHVVWLRVAGAALLMAPVAVRHRALLRSRPALLAGFGLLAVAGVQACYFAAISRIPVGVALLVEYLAPALVLGWVRFVQRRPVTRAAALGVVLAVGGLACVVEVWSGLRFDALGLLLALGAACCQVGYFVLSDQGSDAGDQAPDPLGVIAYGLLVGTAVLTVVARPWSMDWSVLARTADMDGTPVAAGLLLGWIVLVTTVLAYVTGVLSVRRLSPQVAGVVACLEAVVATVLAWVLLGEHLSAPQIAGGAVVLVGAFIAQSSAPARGAAEPAAGGGEKELSARGTAA
- a CDS encoding type II CAAX endopeptidase family protein, encoding MQSEAGPVADSVPPERLSRRMYRDETLLVLGLSLGASGVSALISFVGSVTRPGGLKDQAATLNASAAPGRPWLDLAWQLFGITSALVPVALVAHFLLREGRGLGTLGFDHTRPWPDLGRGAAVAAVIGSSGIAFYLAARGFGFNLTVVPEALPDVWWKYPVLILSAMQNAILEEVIVVGYLLRRLGQLGWSPGAALLASSVLRGSYHLYQGVGGFIGNMVMGVVFVYLYRRWGRVGPLVVAHSLLDIGAFVGYALLAGKVGWLPTA
- a CDS encoding DUF5999 family protein; amino-acid sequence: MCQHQPPCPTAESADRESARLVAHHPEQGWSLLCNGVLLFEDTGELLPDGRVIAPHRPLAGQVMTAA
- a CDS encoding glutamate-cysteine ligase family protein, translated to MGEKVVAGQFDLSDRQRYRDKLRQCLSVLERLLAEERFDRPKNLMGLEIELNLTGPDGMPKMLNAQVLERIASRDFQTELAMFNLEVNIAPHRLGGRVFDQLAEELRTSLAYADRKANEVDAGIVMIGILPTLDRDDLVSSNLSDVDRYALLNDQIVAARGEDFALDIDGVERLTCTSRSIAPEAACTSVQLHLQVTPGRFADVWNAAQAVAAAQIAVGANSPFLFGRELWRESRPPLFQQSTDTRPPELQAQGVRPRTWFGERWISSAYDLFEENLRYYPALLPICDDENPVEVFDKGGAPKLAELVLHNGTVYRWNRPVYDIADGVPHLRVENRVLPAGPTITDVLANAAFYYGVVRALAEESRPVWTRLPFEAAAANFDAACRHGIDARLTWPRRGRHGGTAEIDAVSLVRDELLPLAEAGLEAWGVEAADRDFYLGVIEERCRRRVNGASWQTATFHRALEAGMSRDAALAATTRRYRDLMHKGEPVHTWPVGLPEPVPLG
- a CDS encoding SRPBCC family protein; amino-acid sequence: MAEVSADARLPAPAEKVWDRLTDWPAHGEWNATHTSFPHGGPQTLAVGGTFQENMKLMGFPAEVEWTIEELEPARVFAIRGRGPMSVIVTTRYTLTPEGEATNLRIDGEFTGAAVSLMAGRLKDSATAALNESPRRLAGLLG
- a CDS encoding PadR family transcriptional regulator; protein product: MRTHGYERGHGRRQDGPGRRGRDGFDGRRAAFGPFGPGGPGGPGFGGPGFGPGPWGPRGRGGPRGRARRGDVRASILALLKDRPMHGYEMIQQIAERSGGAWKPSPGSVYPTLQLLEDEGLITSETEGGKKLFSLTDAGRTAAADGPDAPWEEASRGVDWEALGEIRQAGFGLMEAFGQVWKTGSKEQRDKALTVINDARKKLYLILADED
- a CDS encoding Clp protease N-terminal domain-containing protein codes for the protein MHPRIPRQSAHEPDGRRPARTDDHDARLSAELAAVVSGARRRAVRDGDRQVDTAHLLHSLLESDPDVREVFGGEPQLARLIGYLVQRSIGYGLRWQGSVEDSGATPVVTRAEGYSPLAADAMAYARERAARRGGPALGVDLLAAVVVDPQARAVEVLHRAGIDRHEVLVRVDSRLRRTA
- a CDS encoding PhzF family phenazine biosynthesis protein, with amino-acid sequence MRIRIVDAFTDRPFAGNPAGVLLLDAFPDDDRLQQVALEVNHAETAFAHPLPEGREADWALRWFTPAAEVAMCGHATLATAHVLRTTGAHQGPVRFATRSGVLIATPREDGSITLDFPTAPLTRVDLPDGVAEALGAEPLSTFDTGSNIGDLLVEVADEKTVHALKPDLKALGAYSERGIIATARAEDPGRGYDFVSRCFFPNIGIDEDPVTGSAHTALAPFWSERLGRAELTGLQASARSGRVHTELRGDRTLLSGRAVTVIEGELLA